From the genome of Malus domestica chromosome 04, GDT2T_hap1, one region includes:
- the LOC103401065 gene encoding MDIS1-interacting receptor like kinase 2-like, whose product MTFLYMLLLLSAFPLIKTTSISSRKQAESLVKWKDGLFNSSSSSLSPPSLLNSWSLTNLNSLCNWTAISCSKTRIISKIDLSNMHIIGSLSLFDFPLFPNLTHFNLNGNSFGGRIPYAIGNLSRLISLDLGNNFFDQQIPSEIDQVTELQYLNLRDNSLSGTIPHQLSNLQKVWYMDLGLNYFNYTDQDWSEFAGMPSLTYLDMSTQRDNLYHSEFPEFISQCRNLTFLDLSQNNLNGQIPPSIGQLRELQYLDLSYNSLNSSIPSELGLCTNLTHLSLASNQLNGELPLSLSNLNNLVELGLDNNRFYGRIPPSIGQLRELQYLGLSNNFLDSSIPSELGLCTNLTHLSLASNKLNGELPLSLSDLNNLVELGLDNNLFTGQILPSLVSNWTKMVSLQLQSNELSGEIPTEVGNMSFLFTLNLRRNHLTGVIPHTLGNLAELELLDLSHNDLKGVIPRFLGLRLEVLNISHNHLSGQIPSFVTMLFLRAFDFSYNNLTGPIPGVFQSAPENAFVGNSGLCGYVQCVDSRSTWPNRNSEKSNKRVLLGILVPVCGLLMVTTVIGLMFRKKSSLVLNKVNTSENFESLESMILQEEVKFTFAEVVKAVDDFHDKYCIGTGGFGRVYKAELQSGQVVAVKRLNMSDSNDIPAINLHSFQNEIRTLTSIRHRNIIRLYGFCSRKGGCIFLLYEYLERGSLGKALYGVEGVNELVWATRVKIVQGLAHALSYLHHDCSPPIVHRDITVNNVLLESDFEVRLSDFGIARLLSTDSSNWTDIAGSFGYIAPELAYTMRVTDKCDVYSFGVVALEVMMGRHPGDMLESQLQESSKSRRDNVELLLKDLLDQRLEPPTNESAKAVVLVVTMALACIRTRPASRPTMLFAAQKLSAQTLPCLPEPFGMLTINKLMAL is encoded by the exons ATGACATTTCTTTATATGCTCCTCCTGCTGTCCGCATTCCCATTGATCAAAACGACATCTATATCTTCAAGAAAACAAGCAGAATCGCTCGTCAAATGGAAGGACGGCCTTTTtaattcatcatcatcatcattatcgCCACCTTCGCTTCTCAATTCATGGTCCCTCACCAACCTCAACAGCCTCTGCAACTGGACTGCCATTTCCTGCTCCAAAACCAGAATAATCTCCAAAATAGACCTCTCCAATATGCACATTATCGGATCACTGTCCCTTTTCGACTTTCCCTTATTTCCAAATCTCACCCACTTCAATCTAAATGGCAACAGTTTCGGAGGGCGTATACCGTATGCCATTGGAAATCTCTCCAGGCTCATATCTTTGGACTTGGGCAACAACTTTTTTGATCAACAAATTCCCTCTGAGATTGACCAGGTAACAGAGCTTCAGTATCTAAATCTCCGCGACAACAGTCTCTCTGGTACCATCCCTCATCAACTGAGCAATCTCCAAAAGGTATGGTACATGGACCTTGGATTAAACTATTTTAACTATACTGATCAAGATTGGTCAGAATTTGCAGGCATGCCTTCATTGACCTACCTTGATATGTCTACGCAACGTGATAATCTATATCATTCTGAATTCCCAGAATTTATATCTCAATGTCGGAACTTGACGTTCCTCGACTTGTCTCAAAATAATTTGAATGGCCAAATTCCACCTTCGATAGGCCAACTCAGGGAGCTCCAGTACCTTGATCTTTCATACAACTCCTTAAACTCTTCTATCCCTTCTGAGCTTGGTCTTTGTACAAACCTCACCCACTTGTCTCTGGCTTCCAATCAACTCAACGGGGAACTGCCTCTGTCCTTGTCCAATCTGAACAACCTCGTCGAATTGGGTTTGGATAATAACCGATTCTATGGCAGGATTCCACCTTCGATAGGCCAACTCAGGGAGCTCCAGTACCTTGGTCTTTCAAACAACTTCTTAGACTCTTCTATCCCTTCTGAGCTTGGTCTTTGTACAAACCTCACCCACTTGTCCCTGGCTTCCAATAAACTCAACGGGGAACTGCCTCTGTCCTTGTCCGATCTGAACAACCTCGTTGAATTGGGTTTAGATAATAATCTATTTACTGGTCAAATCCTTCCTTCTCTGGTCTCCAATTGGACTAAAATGGTTTCTTTGCAACTTCAGTCCAATGAACTCAGTGGGGAGATTCCGACGGAAGTTGGAAATATGAGCTTTCTGTTTACCCTCAATCTAAGAAGGAACCACTTGACAGGAGTGATCCCTCATACTCTAGGCAACTTAGCTGAGCTTGAGCTGCTCGATTTGTCTCACAACGACTTGAAAGGAGTAATCCCACGGTTTCTAGGATTAagattagaggttctcaatatCTCACACAACCATCTTTCAGGGCAAATCCCATCATTTGTAACCATGTTATTTCTTCGTGCCTTTGATTTTTCTTATAACAACTTGACTGGCCCAATCCCAGGCGTTTTCCAATCGGCACCAGAAAATGCTTTTGTTGGAAACTCTGGCTTGTGTGGGTATGTACAGTGTGTAGACAGTAGATCCACTTGGCCCAACAGAAATTCCGAAAAGAGTAACAAAAGAGTTCTACTTGGTATCCTTGTGCCTGTTTGTGGTTTATTAATGGTTACAACTGTCATTGGTCTTATGTTCCGTAAAAAATCCAGTCTCGTTTTGAACAAAGTCAACACTTCtgaaaactttgagagtttGGAGTCAATGATATTGCAAGAGGAAGTAAAGTTTACGTTTGCAGAAGTTGTGAAGGCTGTAGATGACTTTCATGACAAGTACTGCATTGGGACAGGAGGGTTTGGAAGGGTTTACAAGGCAGAGTTGCAATCAGGCCAAGTTGTTGCAGTTAAAAGGCTTAACATGTCAGACTCTAATGATATTCCAGCAATCAATCTCCATAGCTTTCAGAATGAAATCCGAACTTTGACAAGCATCCGGCACCGAAACATCATAAGGCTCTATGGCTTCTGTTCAAGAAAGGGGGGTTGCATATTCCTGCTTTATGAATACTTAGAGAGAGGAAGCCTAGGAAAAGCTTTGTACGGAGTTGAAGGTGTTAATGAACTTGTCTGGGCTACTAGAGTCAAAATTGTGCAAGGACTTGCTCATGCACTTTCTTACTTGCACCATGATTGCTCTCCACCTATTGTGCACCGTGACATAACCGTCAACAATGTATTGCTTGAGTCTGATTTTGAGGTTCGTCTCTCAGATTTCGGAATAGCCAGGTTATTGAGTACTGATTCATCCAACTGGACAGATATTGCTGGTTCATTTGGCTACATAGCACCAG AGCTTGCATACACTATGCGAGTCACGGATAAATGTGATGTATATAGCTTTGGAGTGGTGGCACTCGAAGTCATGATGGGAAGGCACCCAGGGGATATGCTAGAGTCCCAGCTACAAGAATCATCAAAGTCAAGGAGGGACAATGTAGAATTGCTCCTGAAAGATTTGTTAGACCAAAGGTTGGAGCCGCCAACCAATGAATCTGCAAAGGCAGTGGTGCTTGTAGTGACAATGGCCTTGGCCTGTATACGAACACGTCCTGCATCAAGACCCACGATGTTATTTGCGGCACAAAAACTCTCAGCTCAAACCCTGCCTTGCCTTCCCGAACCATTTGGTATGTTGACAATCAACAAGCTAATGGCActatga